DNA from Mycobacterium bourgelatii:
AGGCAGAGCAGGCATTGCAGCAATACGTGTACCCGCCGATTGACCAGGTGCGCGGTCAGACGGGACAGGCGTTGGTGCAGTATTTCTACAATCCAGTCCACCAGGTCGGACAGCAGTGGATTACCAGTCCGGTTGGGGCACAGGTGGACCAGGTGATCAATGCTCCCTTTGTTGCCGTAACGGGGCGGCCATTGATCGGTAATGGTCTGGACGGGTTGACCGGTTCCAACACCAGTATTGATGGCACCCCCGGAGGCTGGCTGTTTGGCAACGGCGGGAATGGAGTCAACGGCGGCGCGGGTGGTGCGGCGGGGTTGATCGGCAATGGCGGTAACGGCGGCGCTGGTCTTCCTGGTGTGGCCGGTGTCAATGGCGGTGCCGGCGGTGCCGGGGGGGCGGGCGGTGCCGGTGGGTGGTTGATCGGCAACGGTGGCGCAGGTGGGATGGGTGGAATGGGTGCTGCCGGCGCCGCCGGTGCCGATGCTGGCTTCGCTGTCGGCAACCCTGACGGTGGTGCTGGAGCAGTCGGTGTTACCGGCCATACCGGCCAGGCCGGCGGCCACGGCGGCGCCGGCGGTGCCGGCGGTCGGGCCGGACTAATCGGTATCGGCGGTGCCGGAGGTACCGGAGGTGCTGGTGGTGGTGGCGGCGCTGGTGGGCACGGCAGCAATGGCGGTGCCGGTGCCGCAGGACTCAGCTATGGCGATGGCGCCAATTACGACGGTGGTGACGGCGGAGTCGGTGGCGACGGCGGAACGGGCGGCGCCGGCGGGAATGGTGGGGCCGGAGGTGTCGGCGGTGCCGGTGGACTGTTGGGTACCGCGGGTAATCACGGCGGCGGAGGCGTCGGCGGTGCCGGCGGCGCTGGTGGAAATCCGGGCGACGGCGGCGCCGGCGGTGTCGGTGCGGACGGGCCCAGCGGCGGCAGGGGTGGTGCTGGGGGCGCTGGCGGTAATCCCGGTGTCGGCGGCGCCGGTGGCCTCGGAGGTGACAGCGGCGGCGGCGCCCGCGCCGCCAGTGGGGTGGCTGGCAGCAGTGTTCCCGCCGTTGGCTTGATGGGCAATGGTGGGGCCGGCGGCGCCGGTGGTCACGCCACTGCCGCCGGCGGCGCTGGCGGAGACGGTGGTGCGGGCGGCGACGGCGGGGCGATCGGTAATGGCGGGGCTGGCGGACACGGCGGCAACGGCATGGCCGGTGCCGCTGGCGCGCACGGCGCAAATGGTGTCGTTCCCCAAATGAATGTTCCCAATACTGCCGGCGAAACGGGCGGTGCCGGCGGTGACGGGGGTCGCGGGGGGCATGGGGGAGCGGGCGGTAACGGTGGACTGGTTCGCGGTAACGGTGGCAACGGGGGCAATGGCGGAGTCGGCGCTGACGGCGGTATTGGCGGCAACGGCGGTGACGGCGGTGACGGCAGGGCTAACCCCGAGCTTCTTGGCTGGGACGGCGGAGACGGCGGCGACGGCGGGGCTGGCGGAGCCGGCGGTGACGGTGGCAATGGCGGGGTCGGGGGCATCGCCCAAGCGCCGGGATACAGCGACGGTAAACACGGTGCCGGTGGCGCAGGGGGCAATGGCGCGCTGGGCGGAGCCGGGGGCAACGGCGGCGACGGCGGACACGGCCGCGATGGCTACACCGTTTCCAGTACTACTTTCGACGGCTGGGCTGGTGGTGACGGCGGCGACGGTGGCGACCCCGGCGCCGGCGGCGCGGGTGGCAAAGGTGGTGACAGCGGTGGCGGCCTTCGCGCTGCCGACGGTCTCACCGCCAGCGACTTTGGCCCTGGCACGGGCGGTAACGGTGGCAACGGCGGTGACGGGGGGAACGGCGCCACTCGGACCGCGTTCGTCAACACCAAGTCCGGCGATGGCACTAACGGCGGGGCGGGTGGTGCCGGTGGCAACGGCGGTCTGATCGGTAACGGCGGTAACGGGGGTCACGGCGGCAAGGGCGGCAACGGCGCCGCCGGCGTCCTTCCCGAACCGCGGGGACAGATGAGCAACGGTGATGCCGGCGATGATGGCGGGACGGAGGTGGTTTTGATATGGGGGGCCGTTCACCACACCGCCGAACCCGGTGGTAATGGCACCTCTGCCAATCCCGGCCTGACTGGCCACGTTTTCATGGTCGGCGGCGACGGCGGCGACGGCGGTTGGGACTTGGAGCAGCCGGTATTTCCCGGAGTCGATCCCACGCAGAATGTCGTCAACTTCAACGCCTATGCCGCCGACGGTGGCAATGGTGGCAACGGCGGCTTTGGCGCCGCCGGCGGTAAGGGCGGCGCCGGCGGTGTTGCGCAATCGATCGGAATAGGCAATCAGTATGGCCTTCCCGGGGGCGACGGTTATGCCGGCAGCGCCTACGCCGGTTCCGGTGGCGACGGAGGAAACGGTGGTCCCGGTGTGCCCGGCGGTCAGGGTGGCGCCGGCGGTGCCGGCGGAGCAGGGGGCCGTGGCGGTTTGCTGGCCGGTCACGGCGGTGACGCCGGCAACGGCGGTGAAGGAGGTGCCGGCGGCACGGGTAGTACTGGCGCGGCGGGCGGCGCGGGCGGTGCCGGTGGATCCGCATACGGCACGTCGCCGTCGGTGGTGCCCCCCGGCCATGCCACCACCGCAGTCGGTGGCGCCGGTGGTAACGGTGGTAACGGTGGCACCGGTGGTGCTGGCGGCGATGGCGGCGCCGGTGGAGCTGCCGGCGCCGTCGGCCAGGCCCAAGCGGAGGGTTACAGCGATGGCAGCAGTGCTATGGCCGGCGCTGGCGGTGCCGCTGGCGCGGGTGGTGCCGGCGGAGCCGGTGGTGCCGGTGGTGCCGGTGGAGTTGGTCAGAACGCTGGGACCAACATAACGGGCGCGACGGGCGCAACCGGCCTACAGGGTGCCACCGGTGCGGCGGGCAAGGCAGGACCTTCTGGCGATACCCCTTGATCCGCCGAATAGACGGTCTGACTATGCCTGGTGCGGCTGGTGCGGCGCGGGGCGTGCTTCGGAAGGACCTAGGGCTGCTGTGCTTTCCGTGCAACTAACCGTTGTGGAAGCGGCGCGCCGCCGGACCGATGGCCGAGGCGATGCTGCAGTAACTCGGTCAGCGCGGCTGGTAGCTACGGGGTGGGTGCCCGGTCCAGCGTCGGAAGGCGCGGGTGAATGCGCTGGGTTCGGAGAATCCGAGGCGTTGCGACAGTTGGGCGATGGTTTGGTCGCCGTGGGCGAGAGCGCTCAGGGCGGCGTCGCGTAGTACTTGGTCGCGGATTTCGGAGATCGAAGTGTTTTCTTCGCGCAGGCGGCGCCACAGGGTTGGGCGGCTCATTCCGACGCGTGCGGCGATTTCGTTGCTGGTGCAGTTGGGGTCGCCGAGTTGGTCTTCGATGATGTGACGTACTTGGTCAGTGAGAGTGGTTTGGAGGTCGCATTGGGCTAAGAGCTTGGTTGGGGCGTCGTGCAGGAGGTCTTCGATGTCGTCGTGGCTGCGTACGAAGCGGTAGGCAAGTGCGTCGGCGTTGAAGACCAGTGCGGCCCGGCGGGCGTTGAACAGAGGGGGTGCGCCGAACATGGTGTGGTAGCCGGCTTTTCGGGTGGTTTCACCGTGGGGGAGTTCGACTTGGTCCAGTTTTAGGGGTCGGCGGGTGGCCCAGTTGATGATTCGGTGGGCGACGAGGAGGAGTGCTACGGACGCCACGGGTAGCGCTGAGGTGTCGAAGTCGGCGAGGTCGATTGCCAACACGGCTGTGTGTTCGGTTTGTTCGATGGTGACGGTGGGCAGGCCGGTGAAGGCGGTGCGGAACTCTTGGTAGCGCTTGACCGCGGTGCTCAGGTCGGGTGCGCCGCAGACGGCGAAGGTCAGTAGTCGTAGCGCCCCGGGGGGAAGTTTGATGCTGGCTAGGCCCAGCAGGGTGTCGCCGGTGAGTTGCCAGAGGTGTTGCATGCCCAGGGCGGCGTTGACGGGGGTGATCTGCACGTAATGGTTGAGGTGTGCCGATGTGGTGGAGATCTTTGCCGCTTGCACCAAGGCTGGCAGGTTCCATTGTTGTTTGACTGCCACGCGCACGAATTCTCTGGCTTCTTCTGCCGGCAGGGCGTAGCCGACGGTGGGGGTTGGGGCGGCGGTGGGGTTGGTGGCCAAGGTTAGGGCCTTGCTGGTGCTGCGCTGTACTGGTTCACAAATCAGGGCTCTGGCGGTTGACTGGAGTCGGTTTCGGCGGTGGAGGTGTTCGTCTTGTTGAAGGGTCATGATTGCTTCCTCTGGTCCCGTTCAGAGTGGGGGACATCGGACAATGGATGTCCAACGTCGGATTGTCGCTAGTCATGTGGTTCAACGCTTTTCAGTTGGCATCCCCGCTAATGCGAACCTAATGAGGGCAGCGAGTCCACTCCCGCGCGAACGGCAACTCGGAGTCCTGCTTGGCCGCTTCTCGCCTTACGCCAAGCATCATTGCTTGTGACGTTTGACAAATATTCGTCGCTGGTATGACGGATAGTTAATATACATGAGTCAGGTAACGCCCACAAGGGTTGGGTTTGCGGGCAACATGCTCGTCATACTTTGAGCCATCGCAGGTTTCACTCATTGCGTGTGCGCTCAGGGGGCACGCAGCTGAGCCGCCTCGGTGAAAGTTCCTTAGTGGCTGTTGATTTCATGACAACCAGACGATGTCATTACGTTGTGCGTGTTGCGGCCCCGGGGCTTTCCCGCGCGGTGGTGACTGCGTGCAGTTAGCCCGCGCTTGGTGTTCTGCTGGTGTGCAACATGTTTGAGGACAGGGTTTCTGGACGATGTGGGGCAGCCGTTGGCGAAGCGCTCGAATTTGGCCGGCGATCCAGCCATGAAGACCTCCTGAGACAACGGGTCAACCGAACTGAGACGCAGGGTCATCGCGCAATCGGCCGAGGAATGCTTAGCGTGTGAAGACAATCGACGTGTGTAGCTAGGTCACGCTGTTCGTGGAGGGGCAGCGTCATTCACCGCGCGAGGGACTCGCGGTTGACACGTGTCGATTGCCGGCGTGGCTCCTGGCATCGTCGAATCACGGAGCGGTGCTGGACCTTCCGCGCACCGAGCGGGTGTGAAGGTGCCTTCATCGGTGCCCTCGGCAAGGTCGGGCGGGTAGCAGAATGAGGTTCCCCAGGATTGGTGGACATCTGAGATAGCGGGACGGTGGTCCCCTGGAAGGATGTTCGTATGCCACGATCTCGGCGGTCGTTTTCTCCTGAGTACAGGGTTGAGGCGGCGCATCGTGTCATTGATGGGAATCGGCGTGTTAGCGAGGTTGCCCGCGAGCTGGATCTCAATGAGAACCTGCTGCATAAGTGGGTGCGAGATGAACGGCGACGGATGGCCGCGGCCGCAGCTGGCGGTCGGCCGGATCCTGGTGGTGGTGAAGGGCTTTCGGTCGATGAGCGCGCGGAGTTGGTGGCACTGCGCGCGCGGGTGGCCGAGCAGGCGAAGGACATCGCTTTCCTGGAAAAAGCCTCGGCGTACTTTGCAGCACAGCATCGAAGGTGAGCCGGTTTGAGCTCATCGCTGCAGAGTGCGCCGGCTACGACGTGACACGCATGGCCGAGCTGCTCGGGGTATCCAGGGCGGGCTACTACAAGCATGCCCATACCTGCACCGCTGCTGAGCCCACACCTCGGGTGCAGCGCCGCCGTGACCTGGAGGTCAAGATCCTTGCCCATCACCGCGCCTCACGGGGCACCTATGGGTCACCGCGCATCACCGCCGACCTGCACGCCGAGGGTGAACGAGTTTCGGAGAACACGGTCGCCAAGATCATGGCCGAGTTGGGCATTGAGGGGATCAGTCCGCGCACCTTTAAGACCACCACCCAGGTCGACCCGGCAGCCTCGTTTCCCCCCGGATCTGGTCGGGCGCTGCTTTGACCAGGGCCGTATCGACGCGGTGTGGTCCTCCGACATCACTTACCTGTGCTGCGGAGACGGTGACATGTTTTTATGCGCCATCCGTGACGAACACTCGCGGCGCGCGCTGGGCTGGGCCGTTGATGACCACATGCGCACCGAGCTGGTCACACTGGCCGTCGAGCGGGCCGCGTTCGTGCGCGCTCACCGCTGCCAGGGGGGTCATATTGCATTCGGATCGCGGTACTCAGTACACCGCCCACGACATGGCGCTGGCCTGCGCCGCTCACGGGCTTCGGCGCTCGATGGGCGCGACCGGGATTTGTTGGGATAACGCCGGCGCTGAATCGCTGTGGTCGAGCTTCAAGCACGAGTGCTACTACCGGCACGCCTTCGCGACGAAAGCGGAACTTGTTGCAGCAGTTGACAATTGGATGATTTTCTACAATAATGATCGAAGGCACTCAGCACTTGGAATGCGCTCACCTATCGACTATGAACGCACGCTGCGTGCCACCACGGAAGCAAGCTAACCGTGTCTACTTTTTCGGGGGAACCCCAGAAGGCACCGTGATGACCGATGGTCATCACGGTGTGGCCGTAGTTCGGTGACGTTCGTGGCGAGAGTCCCGCAGAGGGGTCGGGGCTGTTCGTAGTGGAGAAGTAGTGAGTGCAGACCGCTGCCTCGTCGGCGTCTATCAAGACTGGTGGAAGAGGAACGGAGTCTTGCCCTAGCGGGAAGGTGACGTCAGGTGCCGTCAACTCGTCAGCAACGACATCAGGAGCGTCCAGTGTCATCACGTGGCCTACGTTGGGCAGGCGGCGGGCATGGACGTCGCGGATGACCCTGTGCGCCCGCGCAAGTGCGGCCTGTGGGCCGCCGGCGTAGATGACTTCTCGCGCGCCGAGCAACACGGTGGTAGGTGCGCTGATCCGGCGGAGTTCGTCGTCGGTGAGCCTGGTCGGTGGAGGCAGTAGCAACTGATGCGATACCCGGCCCGAGGTGAAGCGCCGCACGGCCAGCGCCATGACCGGATCGGAGCCCGCGTACGGCCTGCTTGCCGCCCACAACAGGGCGCTTTGCGCGACGGACGGAATGAGACCGCAGCATCGCGGCGGAGACCGTCCGGATCAACCACTGATTCGTGATGCGGGCCAATGTCGCCGCCGGGCTCATCACAACGAGCCGGTTGACCAGTTCCGGAGTGTGGACTCCCGCCACCGCCGCGAGCCAGCCGCCGTAGGACAGCCCGGCCACCCGCGCATTCGTGATGTCAAGCGCGCCGAATGTCTGACGTAGCCAATCGACATAGTCCGACGCCCCGCGAACCCGCTTCGTCGCTACGCTCCTGTTCGCGTCGGTGACGGTGTCGATGCAGTAGCAGCGGAAGCAGCGACGGACAGGCGCGATGATCGGACCCCACATCGCGGCGGTGACCGCCGCACGGTGGAGCAGGACCAGTGGCGGCGCGGACTCGGGGCCGGTGACGAGAACGTGCGTCGTGCCGAACGACGTTGAAACGTCGCGTTCTTCGACGGGAACGGGCTAGCTGCGCAGGATTTCGTCGTATTTCTCGATGAACTGCTCCCGAGCCTCTCGGCTTAGAAGGGATCCAGGTTCACCATGCGGACATGGTATGGCGGGAACCCTGGGTCCCCGGTGAGGATTCGGAGGACATCACGGAATCAGGGATGAAGGTGCCATTGACCGCAGTCCTCGGCAAGCATGTCGTTGACGTCGACTTCTTGTCCCCCTACTTTCGGACCGTGATTGGACGCCGTACTCACCACGCGTTGGTAGAGCACCGCGGCAGGGAAGATCTGACCGCCGGACCACGCCTTGGTCTGCCAGGCCCACCGCCGGCCGGGGGTGCGCGAACTTCCGATGACGCCGTCGGCGGCAGCCCATTTGCACACGTCGATACCGCCGTAGACACCGGTGCGCTGCACCCCCAGCACTGAGTTGATTCCGCGAAACCACTGCAGTGCCACCGTTTTCCAGGTCTCGTGGCTGATGTCCTCGTCGATGGTGAAGAAGATTGGGGCACTCTGACCGCCACCTGCCGCGGTATGCAATTTCCATGCCGTGCGAGCATCGGCGACGCCGCCGGCGAAGCCGCGCTTGAAGTCCGACGGTGCTGTGCCGCCTGGCTTGCCGTATTGGTAGTTGCTGACGATCATCAGCCCAGCAGCCTTGAGCTGGTCGGCGTACTGGCGGGTGATCGGCTTGGCTCCAAACGACGAGCCGGGACGTGATAGTGAGACGTAATTGATGACCCCGTGGTAACCGGCGGCTCGAATCTGCTCTGCGGGAATCTGGCGCATCGCGAAGTCGATCAGTTTAGGAGTAGCTCCCGGGGTTGCGGGAAGGGCGCCTGCCGTTGCCGTATACCACCCTGGCATTGCAGAAATGGCTGCGGTGTAGCGAAATACGTCACGCCGGGTAATCTGGCGTGACCGTAGGCGGCAAGCTTCCCACGACACGTCCTGCATCGCGCGATGTTAACTATGTGATTTCAGTTAACAGAAGTGGTGTGTCGTAGCTGATATCAAATCGGTCTGTGTGGTTAACCGACCCGAGCCCGTCAGCAACGAATCGGTTCGCCGAACAAACCGGTGCCGCACTCGATCGTGGAGTGGATGTCGTCCTGCGGATTACACCCGTGCGCCGGCGCTGCCGATCGCAAGGTCAGATCGCTGCAAATTCGGGGCGGCCAGCGGCGGTTAGTGCTGAACTCGGATTCCGAGGCTCATCCGGACCAAATCCAAATCGTCGTAATAGCGCATGGTCGACGGTGAGGATTTCGGGATCAGCACAGGAGTCGCCCGCTGTTTCGACGCCATTCGAAACCTTTCGCGGGACAGGTCGACGTAACCTGCTGCGTGCAGTGACAACAAGAACGCAGCACCGAGCAGAACGCCGCCGCCCACCAGTACCGAGTACGCGATGCCGCGTCGGGTAGCGACGATGGCGGCGCACTGATTCTCGTAGTCACTGGGCACGTAGAAGGCGCCAAAGCTGCTGTGCAGGTCTTTGTTCAGAGCGTCTTCTCGGGCAGCGAAGTCGTAGTCGGGGTGAAACGCGGTGCCGCACGCGATCGGGAGGCCGGTGCGATCGACAGCCTGAAGGGACAACGGCAATGGCAACACAAGAAGTGCGGCGAGCACCGCTGCGGCGCCGATAATGCCTAACACCCACCTCACTGTGCAGCCTCCAGGTTCTGCAAGCGTTTATTTGGCGTGTGTTTACCCCGTCCCACGATTCTTACGCCAACAAAGGCGAGAAAAGTTGCGCGAAACCGGTGTGGTCGATCGCCAAAGGCGACCGGACTGCTCGACGTTGGATTCTCGAGCGCGTCCGGCTATGTTGCTCTCTTCAGCGGTCGCGGCGACCGCTACGGTCGGAAGGCTCTTGACCTACTTCGGTGGCATCCGGATGCCACCGTCAACACGGACGACCTCGGCGTTCATGTAGGAGTTGGTGACCAGCTCAACAACCATGGAAGCCAACTCGTCGGGCTTACCGAGGCGGCGGGGGAACAACACGGACTCGCCCAGCTTCGCCTTGAATGCCTCCGAGGCTTCGCCCTCGCCATAGATCGGGGTGTCGATCAGGCCCGGGGCAACGGTGTTGACGCGGATGCCGACCGCCGACAGGTCGCGTGCGACGGGCAGGGTCATACCCACGACGCCGCCCTTGGACGAGCTGTAAGCGGCCTGGCCGATCTGGCCATCGAAGGCGGCAACACTGGTCATGTTCACGATGGCGCCGCGTTCGCCGGTCTCGGTGGGTTCGTTCTTGCTCATCTGGGTCGCCGCGATCCGGATGCAGTCGAAGGTGCCGACCAGGTTGATTTCGAGCACCTTCTTGTACGCGTCAAGGTTGTGCGCCGAGGAGAATTCGCCGTCTTTGCCGATGGTGCGTTGGGCCCAGCCGATGCCCGCCGAGTTGACCAGGACACGCAACGGACCCAGGTCCGCGGCGGTCTTGACCGCGTCGATGATCTGCTCGGTATTGGTCACATCGACGGACACGAACACGCCGCCGATTTCCTGGGCGAGAGCCTCGCCCTTTTCCGCCTGCAGGTCGGCTACGACGACCCGGGCACCCTTGGCGGCCAACTGACGGGCAGTAGCCGCACCGATTCCTGACGCGCCGCCGGTGACGACTGCGCTCGCTCCACTGATATCCACCCCGGCATCATAGGTCTAGCCGTTCCAGCCCCTGCGAAGTGACCGGATGTACCGGTGAATTGCGTTGTGCTGCAACGTCGTCAGCAATGAACCCGCGACAGCGCGATCGCTTCGCGCATACCCCGGGTCGCTAGTTCGTCAGCGAGGACGTTGTCGGCGATGCCGGCGTGTCCTTTCACCCAGAACCACTCGACGCGGTGCCGCGCACAGGCCGCTTGCAGCCGCTGCCAAAGGTCGACGTTCTTCACCGGCTGCTTCGCGGCGGTCTGCCAGCCATTGCGCTCCCAGCCGAGAATCCACTTGGTGATGCCGTTCCGAACATAGGTGCTGTCGGTGTAGAGATGCACCGTCACCGCTCGGGTGAGGGCCTCGAGCGCCATGATCGGTGCCGTCAGTTCCATCCGGTTGTTGCTGGTCGGGTTGGCCTCGCCACCGCACATCTCGCGGACGTGGTGACGTTGACGCAACACGGCTCCCCATCCGCCGGGCCCGGGATTGGGTTTGCAGCCGCCGTCGGTGTGGATGACGACGACGTCGTCGCCCCTTGCGCCTGGGGCCGGACGGCCGATCCCGCCAGCGTTCAGGGCGGGCCCGCAATCTTCAGTGTCGACCATGGGCCGAGGATAGGCAGTCGGTCGCCACAATTGGCTCCGCGACTCGCGAGGCGCTGCGATTGGTCACTGGGCCTCGGTGAACGAGGCGGCGAAAAACCGCCGCAGCATGGCCAATTCGGTGTCGGGGTCTTTCAACGGCCACAGCCATAGGGCGAGAAAGACGCGTATGAGCCATTGGGCGGCCAGTGAATCATCTGTGCCCAGCATCTCGGCGGCAAAACCGGTGACGGCAGGCGAGTTGGGCAGCCACTCTCCGCCGACGTTCATGTTTGTTGAGCGAAAGTGTTGTGTCAGCGGATGTGATTGCATGCGTCGAAGTGCCGCAACGGTAGCGGTCAGGACTCGGTCCGTTCCGTGCAGGTCCTTGATCTCTTCACGCAGCGTGTCGACGATCTGCGTTGCTTGGATCTTGACAACCGCATCACGAATCGCGGCTTTTCCGCCGGCACGGCGGTAGATCGTGGCCGGCGAGCAATGAACCCGCCTCGCCAAATCTTCGATGGAAAAGGCTTCATATCCGACGTCGGCGATGAGGTCCGCAGCGGCCGCGTAGATCCGTTCCGTGGCCTCGCTATGACGATCCCCGCCGACCAGCCAGTCCGTTTGTGGCATACGGCGATGGTCCCTCTGCCGGACCCCTACTGCAACTGGTTTCGCACGGTGAGACATTTTCCTGAATTTTCTCACACTCGAGCGCAGGTGAAGCGATGCAACCGCTTTCGCAGGTGCTGCGGCCGGTGAGCTGCGGTTATCAACTTTGGCGGCAACCGTTGACGGGACGAACATCGGCGTTCAGCCTGACTTCATGGCGGTATTGGACGATCCCGCGAACTTCTTTGGCGCGCACGCGCTCCAGGATCCATATCCGCTTTACGAGCGCATGCGTGCGGAAGCCCCCGTACATCGCATCGGTGATTCGGTTTTCTACGCGGTGTGCGGCTGGGATGCGGTCATTGACGCCGTCAACCGGGTCGAGGACTTTTCGTCCAACCTCAGCGCGACCATGGTCTATCACGAGGACGGCACCGTCGCCCCGTTCCCGATGATGGAAGCAGGCGGCCCGGCCCACGTCTTGGCGACCGCCGACGACCCGAGTCATGCGCTGCACCGCAAAATCCTGTTGCCACATTTGTCCGCCAGGCGCGTCCGGATTATCGAAAATTTCGCCGGCGAAGTCGCCGAGCGTCTCTGGGCCGAGAACCTGCGCGACGGGCGCATCGAGTGGATGAGCGCCCTGGCCAATCGCCTCCCGATGATGGTGGTCGCCAAGCTGCTGGGCCTGCCCGAGACCGATGTCGACCGACTCATTCAACTGGGCTACGCCACCACCACATTGCTCGACGGGGTTGTCACACCGGCCCAGCTCCAGTCGGCCGGGGTTGCCGCCCTAGAGCTGTCGGCTTACGTCATGGAGCACTTCGAAAAGACCAACACCACAACCGAATCCGGTCTCATCTCAGACTTGGCCGCTCGGTACGCCTCGGGCGAGGTCGACCAGGGAATCGCGTTGGGCATCATGCTGACCCTCTTCAGCGCTGCCGGTGAATCGACCGCGTCATTGTTGGGTAGCGGCGCATGGATACTGGCTGACCGACCCGACATACAACGGCAGGTCCGGGACAACCCGGATCTGCTCAACGCATTCATCGAAGAGGCGCTGCGGTACGAACCGCCGTTCCGCGGCCATTACCGCCATGTGTGGCGCGACACGACCCTGGGCGGGGTGGAAGTGCCGGCCAACTCACACCTGCTCCTGATGTGGGGTGCGGCCAACCGCGATCCCGCACACTTTGAGGCCCCCGACGAATTTCGCCTCGACCGCTCAGGTGCCAAGGGCCACGTGACCTTCGGCAAGGGCGTGCACTTCTGCGTCGGCGCCGCACTGGCGCGGTTAGAGGCGCAGATCGTCTTTCGGACGCTCCTGGATCACACCAACTGGATCGACGTGGCCGACGTCGGCGAGTGGTTGCCCAGCATCCTGGTTCGCCGGTTCAGCCGGCTGGAGCTGGCGATTCAATAGGCCACGTGGTCAGCCGATTCCGCCGCGACTCCGGCAGGGTGAGTCCTGAAGGACGGCATTGCTAGGGAGCGCCGGGAGGCGGCGGAAAGCCCCCGGTGGCGATCGGGCCCCATCGGTCCGGTGTCAGCCTGATCAAGCACTTGCCTTGATCCACCATGGCTTGCCGGTACTCGTCCCAATCCGGGTGTTCTCCGGCGACCGCGCGGAAATACTCGACCAAGGGTTCAATCGCTTCGGGGAGCAAGATGACTTCGGCCTCGCCGTCGATCTGTACGTAGGGCCCATTGAAATCGTCCGAAAGCACTACGATGCTTG
Protein-coding regions in this window:
- a CDS encoding DUF1906 domain-containing protein, giving the protein MQDVSWEACRLRSRQITRRDVFRYTAAISAMPGWYTATAGALPATPGATPKLIDFAMRQIPAEQIRAAGYHGVINYVSLSRPGSSFGAKPITRQYADQLKAAGLMIVSNYQYGKPGGTAPSDFKRGFAGGVADARTAWKLHTAAGGGQSAPIFFTIDEDISHETWKTVALQWFRGINSVLGVQRTGVYGGIDVCKWAAADGVIGSSRTPGRRWAWQTKAWSGGQIFPAAVLYQRVVSTASNHGPKVGGQEVDVNDMLAEDCGQWHLHP
- a CDS encoding SDR family NAD(P)-dependent oxidoreductase, with the translated sequence MDISGASAVVTGGASGIGAATARQLAAKGARVVVADLQAEKGEALAQEIGGVFVSVDVTNTEQIIDAVKTAADLGPLRVLVNSAGIGWAQRTIGKDGEFSSAHNLDAYKKVLEINLVGTFDCIRIAATQMSKNEPTETGERGAIVNMTSVAAFDGQIGQAAYSSSKGGVVGMTLPVARDLSAVGIRVNTVAPGLIDTPIYGEGEASEAFKAKLGESVLFPRRLGKPDELASMVVELVTNSYMNAEVVRVDGGIRMPPK
- the rnhA gene encoding ribonuclease HI, yielding MVDTEDCGPALNAGGIGRPAPGARGDDVVVIHTDGGCKPNPGPGGWGAVLRQRHHVREMCGGEANPTSNNRMELTAPIMALEALTRAVTVHLYTDSTYVRNGITKWILGWERNGWQTAAKQPVKNVDLWQRLQAACARHRVEWFWVKGHAGIADNVLADELATRGMREAIALSRVHC
- a CDS encoding TetR/AcrR family transcriptional regulator, with the protein product MPQTDWLVGGDRHSEATERIYAAAADLIADVGYEAFSIEDLARRVHCSPATIYRRAGGKAAIRDAVVKIQATQIVDTLREEIKDLHGTDRVLTATVAALRRMQSHPLTQHFRSTNMNVGGEWLPNSPAVTGFAAEMLGTDDSLAAQWLIRVFLALWLWPLKDPDTELAMLRRFFAASFTEAQ
- a CDS encoding cytochrome P450, producing MAVLDDPANFFGAHALQDPYPLYERMRAEAPVHRIGDSVFYAVCGWDAVIDAVNRVEDFSSNLSATMVYHEDGTVAPFPMMEAGGPAHVLATADDPSHALHRKILLPHLSARRVRIIENFAGEVAERLWAENLRDGRIEWMSALANRLPMMVVAKLLGLPETDVDRLIQLGYATTTLLDGVVTPAQLQSAGVAALELSAYVMEHFEKTNTTTESGLISDLAARYASGEVDQGIALGIMLTLFSAAGESTASLLGSGAWILADRPDIQRQVRDNPDLLNAFIEEALRYEPPFRGHYRHVWRDTTLGGVEVPANSHLLLMWGAANRDPAHFEAPDEFRLDRSGAKGHVTFGKGVHFCVGAALARLEAQIVFRTLLDHTNWIDVADVGEWLPSILVRRFSRLELAIQ
- a CDS encoding PPOX class F420-dependent oxidoreductase — protein: MSKKLATANRVDREDLLDFVRPRNQMILTTFRADGTLQSSPVTGGVDSEGRIVIATYPQRAKSANIARRRRASIVVLSDDFNGPYVQIDGEAEVILLPEAIEPLVEYFRAVAGEHPDWDEYRQAMVDQGKCLIRLTPDRWGPIATGGFPPPPGAP